Genomic DNA from Bacteroidia bacterium:
CTTCGGTACAGATAAAACTTTTGAAAAAAAGAACTATCCTCCCGGAATGCACGGATTGGCAAAGAAACGTAAGAAAGTTTCTGAATATGGGGTTCAATTGGCAGAGAAGCAAAAAGCAAAATATACCTATGGGGTATTAGAACGTCAGTTCGCTAAAACATATGATCGTGCTGCCCGAATGAAAGGCGTTACCGGTGATAATTTATTTCGTTTATTAGAGGCTAGACTAGACAATGTAGTTTATCGTCTGGGTATTGCTCCTAGTCGTTCTTCTGCTCGTCAGTTGGTTGGCCACCGTCACATTACTGTAAATGGACAAGTTGTGAATATTGCCTCTTACTCTCTTCGTCCAGGTGACAAAATCGGAGTTCGTGAAAAATCTAAATCATTGGAAGTTATTTCCAATTCACTTGCCGGAAGTAAACGCAATCAATTTACTTGGTTAGATTGGAATCACCAAGATATGGTTGGTACTTTCGTAAGCTATCCTGAAAGAGCTGCAGTTCCTGAAAATATTAAGGAACAACTTATTGTGGAATTGTACTCTAAATAATCTTAAACTATTAATACATAGTTATCCTAATACACCAAAATGGCTATTTTAAACTTTCAAAAACCCGACAAAGTAATCATGTTGAATTCGACTGACCGTGAAGGTGAGTTTGAATTCCGTCCACTTGAGCCAGGATACGGCATCACTATAGGTAATGCACTTCGCAGAATTTTATTAAATTCTTTGGAAGGTTTTGCTATTACCTCCATCCGTATAGAAGGCGTTGATCATGAATTTTCTACGATCAAAGGTGTTATCGAAGATGTTACTGAAATTATCCTGAATTTAAAACAAGTACGTTTTAAACGTCAAATCGACACGCAAGATAATGAAAGGATTACTGTCCAAATAGCTGATCAAACGCAATTTTTGGCTGGTGATATTGGTAAATTCTTAACTGGTTTCCAAGTTCTTAATCCTGATCTTGTAATTTGCAACCTGGAAAGTTCTGTTAAATTTAAAATCGACTTTACTATCGAAAAAGGTCGTGGATATGTTTCTGCAGAAGAGAATAAAACCAATAGTGCTCCTGTAGGTACTATTTTTATTGATAGTATTTATACTCCGATTAAGAATGTTAAATACACGATCGAAAACTATAGGGTTGAGCAAAAAACTGACTATGAAAAATTAATCCTTGAGATTAAAACTGATGGAAGTGTTCACCCTAAAGACGCTCTCAAAGAAGCTGCTAAAATTTTGATTCATCACTTTATGTTATTCAGTGATGAGAAAATTACCCTCGATATTGAAGAGAAGCCAGCAACAGAAGAATTTGACGAGAATTTGATGCATATGAGGAATTTATTGAAAACCAAATTGGTTGATTTAGATTTGTCTGTACGTGCCCTAAATTGCTTGAAAGCTGCTGATGTTGAAACCTTGGGTGATTTGGTTTCTTACAACCGCAATGACCTATTGAAATTCCGTAACTTTGGTAAAAAATCTTTAACTGAGTTGGATGATTTAGTTAATGCAAAAGGCCTTCACTTCGGAATGAATGTAACCAAATATAAATTGGATAAAGACTAGTCCTTTCCGGAATAGTATTGAATAAATCGAAACGAAAAAATGAGACACGGAAAAAAACTAAACCACTTGGGTCGTACCTCCTCACACCGCAAAGCGATGTTGAGCAATATGGCATCTTCCCTAATTAAACACAAACGCATTAATACCACTTTAGCTAAAGCGAAAGCATTGCGTGTTTACGTGGAACCTTTGATTACCAAAAGTAAAGAAGATAGCACTCACAACCGCCGTACAGTATTTGCTTACCTTAAAGATAAAGAAGCTGTATCTGAGTTGTTTCGCACCATTAGCCCAAAAGTTGCTGATCGTCCAGGTGGATATACCAGGATTATTAAGTTAGCAAACCGTTTGGGTGATAATGCAGAAATGGCATTGATTGAATTGGTTGATTTTAATGAATTATTGCTTGCAGTTAAATCGGAAAAATCCGGTGCAAAAGCTAAATCTACTCGTAGAAGTAGAACTAAAAAAGCTGATACCACTAGCTCCGCTCCAGCAGCAGAATCAGCTTCTGAAGAATAATTTAATATCGAATCATAATCTTAAGCCATCCAAAAGGATGGCTTTTTTT
This window encodes:
- the rpsD gene encoding 30S ribosomal protein S4, whose protein sequence is MARYTGPKTKIARKFGEAIFGTDKTFEKKNYPPGMHGLAKKRKKVSEYGVQLAEKQKAKYTYGVLERQFAKTYDRAARMKGVTGDNLFRLLEARLDNVVYRLGIAPSRSSARQLVGHRHITVNGQVVNIASYSLRPGDKIGVREKSKSLEVISNSLAGSKRNQFTWLDWNHQDMVGTFVSYPERAAVPENIKEQLIVELYSK
- a CDS encoding DNA-directed RNA polymerase subunit alpha, yielding MAILNFQKPDKVIMLNSTDREGEFEFRPLEPGYGITIGNALRRILLNSLEGFAITSIRIEGVDHEFSTIKGVIEDVTEIILNLKQVRFKRQIDTQDNERITVQIADQTQFLAGDIGKFLTGFQVLNPDLVICNLESSVKFKIDFTIEKGRGYVSAEENKTNSAPVGTIFIDSIYTPIKNVKYTIENYRVEQKTDYEKLILEIKTDGSVHPKDALKEAAKILIHHFMLFSDEKITLDIEEKPATEEFDENLMHMRNLLKTKLVDLDLSVRALNCLKAADVETLGDLVSYNRNDLLKFRNFGKKSLTELDDLVNAKGLHFGMNVTKYKLDKD
- the rplQ gene encoding 50S ribosomal protein L17, which translates into the protein MRHGKKLNHLGRTSSHRKAMLSNMASSLIKHKRINTTLAKAKALRVYVEPLITKSKEDSTHNRRTVFAYLKDKEAVSELFRTISPKVADRPGGYTRIIKLANRLGDNAEMALIELVDFNELLLAVKSEKSGAKAKSTRRSRTKKADTTSSAPAAESASEE